gatttcaccatgaggccaatggtgactttaaaaactGAGGATAAattaacaacattgtaattactaacctaattgacagagaaagaaggaagcttgtacagaataaaattattctaaaacatgcatcctgtttgcaataaggcactaaagtaaaactgcaaaaaaaatgtctaaaaaagtattttatgtcctgaatacaaagcgttatgtttggggaaaatccaacacatcactgaataCCCCTCTttgtattttcaagcatggttatggctgcatcatgttatgggtatgcttatcaTCGGCAAGAACAACAGAGTTTTTGggggggataaaaataaatggaaaagAGCTAAACACAAAcagaatcctagaggaaaacctggttctgtctgctttccaacagagactgggagacaaattcagcaggacaataacctaaaactggagttgctttccaagacattgaatgtttctgagtggcctagttactgtTTTGACTGCTTGAAAATGGTTGTATAGCAATGATCAACTATCAGCTGGAAGAATATTTAaaagaatgtgcaaatattgtacaatccaggtgtacaaagCCCTTGGAGACgtactcagaaagactcacagctgtaaatcgctaacatgtattgactcaggtgtaTTGTATTGActcaaaccagaaaccgtggatagatggcagcattcgcgcaaaactgaaagcgcgaaccaccgcatttaaccaggACAAGGTGAcagggaatatggccgaatacaaacggtgtagttattccctcccaTAAGGCAACCAAAAAGGCAAagcatcagtacagagacaaagtagagtcgcaattcaacaggtcagacacgagacgtatgtggcagggtctacagacaaccaCGGAATACAAAGGGGAAACCAGCCACGTCGCTGACACTGatgtcttgcttccggacaagctaaacaccttctttgaggataacacagtgccaccaacgTGGCCTGCGACCAAgaactgtgggctctccttctctgtgggtGATGTAAGTAAGAcgtttaagcgtgttaaccctcgcaaggctgctggcccagacggcatccctagttgcttcctcagagcatgtgcagaccagctggctggagtgtttaccaacattttcaatctctccctatcccactCAGCTGTCTCCACTTGCTTCAAGacggccaccattgttcctgtacccaagaaagcaaaggtaactgaactaaattactatcgccctgtagcactcacttttgtcattatgaagtgctttgagaggctggttaaggatcatatcacctctagcttacctgtcaccctagacccacttcaatttgttttccgccccaatagatccacagacgatgcaatcgccatcgcactgcacactgccatatcccatctggacaagaggaatacctatgtaagaatgttgtaCATTGACTatagttcagcattcaacaccatagtacccttcaagctcatcattaagcttggggccctgggtctgaaccccaccccgtgcaactgggtcctggacttcctgatgggctgcccccaggtggtaaaagTAGGAAataacatctccacttcgctgatcctcaacactggagccccacaagggtgcatgctcagccccctccaggactccctgttcacccatgactgcgtggacacgcacacctccaactcaatcatcaagtgtgcagacgacacaacagcagtaggcctgatgaccaacaatgacgagacgacctacagggaggaggtgagggccctgggagaatGGTGCAAGGAAAATAActtctcactcaatgtcaacaaagcaaaaggagctgatcgtggacttcaggaaacagcagagggagcacgcccctatccacatctacgggaccgcagtggagaaggtggaaagcttaagttcctctgcgtacacatcactgacgatccaaaagggtccacacacacagacagtgaggtgaagaaggtgcaacagcgcctcttcaactttaggaggctaaagaaatttgtattggcccctaaaaccctcacaaacttttacaaatgcataattgagagcatcctgtggggctgtatcaccgcctgatacAACAACTGCAtcacccgcaaccgcagggctcacCAGAGGGTAGTGCAGTCTGCCAAACGCATCACAgggggtaaactacctgccctccaggacacctacagcatctgatgtcacaggaaggccaaaatgatcatgaaggacatcaaccacccgagccacggcctgttcaccccgctatcatccagacagcgaggtcagtacaggtgcatcaaagctgggaccgagagactgaaaaacagcttgtatctcaaggccatcagactgttaaatagccatcactagcacattagaggctgctgccctatatacatataattagaatcactggccactttaataatggaacactagtcacttgaataatgtttacatactgctttagtcatctcatatgtatatactgtattaaatTCTACTGTATTCGACTGCCATTCCGACATTGAGaaatatatatttcttaattctattcttttacttttagatttgtgtgaatTGTTAGACACTgcttcactgttggagctatgaacacaagcatttcgctacacctgcaaaaacatctgctgagtgtgtgtgaccaatacaatttgatttgattttgtgtgaatacttatgtaaatgacgtgttttttttgcaaacatttctaaaaacatgccTTCACCTTTTAactatgaggtattgtgtgtaaatgggtgagaCAAAATCTatgtaatcaattttgaattcaggctgtaacacaacaaaatgaggAATAAATCAAGggctatgaatactttctgaagacacggTACTTCTACTGGTAACCAGTTCACTGTTTGTTTAATTTGTCACCAGGGAGGTTGGCCTTTCTTCGTGAAATGTTTAGTATAAATTGAAACGGCTATGCCACTAATAAGAAAAAGGATTGCTTCCTTTTCTAGCCTATTAAATACAGATGTAGGCCTACATCACAATGATATAGCTGTGAAGGTGGACACACGTGAGTAAAGTGTGGTGTCAGACTATCGATCATGGTTATGCCGTTCAGGACACCCCTTATGTTCCTGGACACAACTACACTGTGATGGAATCACCCAGAACACTCAAGTGTAACTTGAGGTCAGTCGGAGACCAACTggaa
This genomic interval from Oncorhynchus keta strain PuntledgeMale-10-30-2019 chromosome 2, Oket_V2, whole genome shotgun sequence contains the following:
- the LOC127911297 gene encoding uncharacterized protein LOC127911297, which gives rise to MLYIDYSSAFNTIVPFKLIIKLGALGLNPTPCNWVLDFLMGCPQVVKVGNNISTSLILNTGAPQGCMLSPLQDSLFTHDCVDTHTSNSIIKCADDTTAVGLMTNNDETTYREEVRALGEWCKENNFSLNVNKAKGADRGLQETAEGARPYPHLRDRSGEGGKLKFLCVHITDDPKGSTHTDSEVKKVQQRLFNFRRLKKFVLAPKTLTNFYKCIIESILWGCITA